Proteins encoded within one genomic window of Anopheles stephensi strain Indian unplaced genomic scaffold, UCI_ANSTEP_V1.0 ucontig60, whole genome shotgun sequence:
- the LOC118517183 gene encoding protein polybromo-1-like isoform X1: protein MSKRRRTSSFQDDENSEEDASPEQSPVPATTRKKKRLDPMELCQHIYDSIRTFKKEDGTTLCDTFIRAPKRRQEPSYYEVVMNPIDLLKVQQKLKTDSYEDVEDLTADIELIVNNAKAFYKPDSTEYQDACKLLDVFNTNKKRVLENQIEEGCLEMKPRKITRPRKSLTIEEDEFDEGSDFDPYEELFAIVMTAADPLDNHDLHHMFQLLPSKKLYPGYYDIIDHPIDLKLIATKIQTSAYSNLNEMEKDLLQMTKNACTFNEPGSQIYKDAKMLKKIFMARKAEIESGRYRKPLTKRPRLASSAMVAALKEEIESSDDDFDDSMETEGDGPLWQLFDQLYNTANTNDPNALGAPLGESLWKLPNKRFHPEYYNLIKKPISMAQIRNKLKKGIYTHITDMTADLYLMLDNAKKANAPNTKTHKDALKMQKILNQKLIDSGDLEESDEEVDEEDTDSSTHTSSRKKARAARDSKSIGSPLHHSSISNVVVSKSNRVLPATSLKKKLLSLHEFLVGFTYDDHQPMALFMEKPSKKLYPDYYQVIQHPIDMATIENNIKADRYNTIDDIVGDYRLMFSNCRKYNEEGSMIYEDANILEKALNEKLKEFSGISKKLNLTGKIAKPVRKSNTTPLEVKLKQMYDTIREYREPKQNRQLSYIFMKLPSKSEYPDYYDIIKDPIDIEKIEKKLRQQVYESVDDMAADFMLMFENACKYNEPDSQIYKDALCLQQLLIQTKQALRSEETVPNVQQAVQELLLSLFTTFYNYQDEEGRCYSDSLAELAEYDECDGNRVRAISLDLIKRRLDKGLYKRLDTFQEDIFSCLERARRLSRTDSQVFEDSIELQSFFIKKRDELCQNGNVLESPALSYNTMHLSAAVESLRQSKLLQEEEADTDNDAVQASQGESMTIDQKVFSPGDFVYIDLPENKIPGIMYIERLWTTADNIKMMNGLILLRPHETFHVQTRKFMEQELFKSDQHVQIPLSKALNKCFVMHVRDYVKLMPENFASKDVFVCESRYSSKARSFKKLKTWNLIRANDPVKLIPREATLEVKRVMSVFKERVEKHKEELSELQLQEAMLEKEKPNVVIYMNGVEDGNVYYEQYNTVCGGVVKTGDYVYVATESGKQSISQITSIWETKDGKVLFRGPWLLTPPEVPGTISRLFYRQEVLLSTIQETTSAVAIVGRCAVLDQNEYITRRPTEIAEADVYMCESIFDEFKKQIRKIVAPSGLRKFTHSQMVTTDEVYHFRRPINPPKVTCGEIAAVQESKSTSNDFMDMKDDFGIIDDSIDGPPSIGSDTISTASPHPTHSTNTSTPSMSSKKTSKPGKKLVTGYILYSSEHRKTICASNPEATFGDVSRIVGNEWRNLSEQEKAVWEQRAIKINEESAAKHAAEMGESSCPSPANFKTDGPIVQDIVPNHAYECCWDKCDFQFEDPVECLEHCIGEGSGCVYKTFIASADQEFICIWRNCVRLRRNMPPFPTVARLVKHVKEVHLTKGVSKLVQPQDRSKNYVISKRPATGIHIVNNAPVANMANINSNNMGTITLQPMGNVGSLSTNSGNANITGMSCQNTSVMTGSNPIQPLHALQPSSISAASGINASQLGNSIAAAPYFSYVSSQPAEPLFVTVPPRPQRVLHSEAYIKYIERLQQKSSYITPWQKTLTATRETIPNTDVNRLPSQWLGTRAQDRSDTVVDALWQLRNLMMREVIQFDRF from the exons ATGAGCAAAAGACGTCGGACGAGCTCATTCCAAGATGACGAAAACAGCGAAGAGGATGCTTCCCCCGAACAAAGCCCCgtgccagcaacaacaaggaaaaagaagaggcTTGATCCG ATGGAATTATGTCAACATATTTACGATTCAATTAGAACATTCAAAAAAGAGGATGGCACTACACTTTGTGACACATTTATTCGAGCACCCAAGCGTCGCCAAGAACCATCGTACTATGAAGTAGTAATGAATCCGATTGATTTATTGAAAGTTCAACAGAAACTGAAGACAGATTCATATGAGGATGTGGAAGATTTAACCGCCGATATTGAACTGATTGTAAACAATGCAAAAGCCTTTTATAAGCCCGATTCTACCGAATATCAAGACGCTTGCAAGCTGTTGGATGTGTTTAATACTAACAAAAAACGTGTTTTAGAAAATCAAATAGAAGAAGGATGCTTGGAAATGAAGCCCAGAAAAATCACACGTCCACGAAAATCGCTCACAATCGAAGAAGATGAATTCGACGAAGGTTCAGATTTCGACCCGTACGAGGAACTATTTGCAATCGTCATGACGGCAGCGGATCCTTTGGATAACCATGACTTGCATCACATGTTTCAGCTGTTACCATCGAAAAAACTCTATCCTGGTTACTATGACATTATCGATCACCCGATAGATTTGAAACTGATTGCtacaaaaattcaaaccagTGCCTACTCAAACCTCaatgaaatggaaaaggaTTTGTTGCAAATGACGAAAAACGCATGCACCTTCAATGAGCCCGGATCGCAAATTTACAAGGATGCAAAAATgctgaagaaaatatttatgGCACGCAAAGCGGAAATAGAATCAGGACGGTATAGAAAACCACTCACCAAACGTCCTAGGCTTGCGTCTAGTGCGATGGTGGCAGCGTTGAAGGAAGAAATAGAAAGCTCCGACGATGATTTTGACGATTCCATGGAAACCGAAGGTGATGGTCCGCTTTGGCAACTGTTTGACCAACTGTACAACACTGCTAATACTAATG ATCCCAATGCCTTAGGTGCGCCTTTGGGTGAATCTCTGTGGAAACTGCCGAATAAACGATTTCATCCCGAATACTACAACCTGATCAAGAAGCCGATTTCCATGGCTCAAATAAGAAACAAGCTGAAAAAAGGAATCTATACTCATATCACCGATATGACCGCCGACTTATATTTGATGCTGGATAATGCGAAAAAAGCAAACGCTCCAAACACAAAAACTCACAAG GATGCACTGAAAATGCAGAAAATTCTCAACCAAAAGTTGATCGATTCCGGAGATTTAGAAGAAAGCGATGAAGAAGTGGATGAAGAAGATACGGATTCGTCAACCCACACATCATCACGAAAAAAGGCTCGCGCAGCCAGGGACAGCAAAAGTATTGGTTCTCCTTTACACCACAGCTCCATAAGTAATGTAGTCGTTTCAAAATCCAACCGCGTATTGCCGGCAACTTCGTTAAAAAAGAAGCTGTTATCGCTACATGAATTCCTTGTCGGTTTTACGTATGATGATCATCAACCTATGGCCCTGTTCATGGAAAAGCCTTCGAAAAAGTTGTATCCGGATTACTATCAAGTTATTCAGCATCCGATTGACATGGCGACAAtagaaaacaacataaaagcCGACCGTTATAACACAATCGATGATATTGTGGGCGATTATCGGTTGATGTTTTCAAACTGTCGTAAGTATAACGAAGAAGGATCGATGATCTACGAAGACGCCAACATCTTGGAAAAGGcattaaatgaaaaattaaaggAATTCTCCGGCATAAGCAAAAAACTCAACCTTACAGGCAAAAT TGCCAAACCAGTCCGCAAAAGTAACACCACTCCACTTGAAGTAAAACTAAAGCAAATGTACGACACGATAAGGGAATACAgagaaccaaaacaaaatcggCAATTATCGTACATATTTATGAAATTACCTTCAAAAAGC GAATATCCGGACTATTATGATATCATCAAAGATCCGATCGATAttgaaaaaatcgaaaaaaagttACGACAGCAGGTTTATGAAAGCGTCGATGATATGGCTGCAGATTTTATGCTAATGTTTGAAAACGCTTGCAAGTACAATGAACCTGATTCTCAAATTTACAAGGATGCTCTATGTCTGCAACAATTGCTCATACAGACAAAACAAGCTTTGCGAAGTGAAGAAACTGTACCGAATGTTCAGCAAGCGGTACAGGAGCTTTTGTTGTCACTCTTtactacattttacaactatCAAGATGAAGAAGGTCGATGCTATTCGGATTCGTTGGCAGAATTAGCCGAGTACGATGAATGTGACGGCAATAG AGTGAGAGCGATTTCCTTGGATCTCATCAAACGTCGCCTAGACAAGGGTTTATACAAGCGTTTGGACACATTTCAAGAAGATATTTTTAGCTGCCTTGAACGTGCCCGTCGACTCAGCCGTACCGATTCACAAGTGTTTGAAGACTCAATTGAATTGCaatcatttttcataaaaaaacgtGACGAATTGTGTCAGAATGGTAATGTGCTTGAATCGCCCGCACTGAGCTACAACACAATGCACTTAAGCGCAGCGGTAGAATCTCTACGGCAATCCAAATTGTTgcaggaagaggaagctgACACAGACAATGATGCAGTG CAAGCATCTCAAGGCGAAAGTATGACGATTGATCAAAAAGTGTTTTCACCCGGAGACTTTGTATATATCGATTTAcccgaaaacaaaa TTCCTGGCATTATGTACATTGAGCGTCTATGGACAACTGCCGATAACATTAAAATGATGAACGGCCTAATACTTCTCCGGCCTCATGAAACGTTCCACGTGCAGACAAGGAAGTTCATGGAACAGGAATTATTTAAAAGCGATCAACATGTCCAAATCCCTTTATCCAAAGCGTTAAACAAATGCTTTGTAATGCACGTTCGAGATTATGTGAAACTAATGCCTGAAAATTTCGCCAGCaaagatgtgtttgtgtgcgaatCGCGGTACAGTTCTAAAGCAAGATCATTTAAGAAGCTCAAAACGTGGAATCTAATACGCGCCAATGATCCGGTAAAATTAATTCCTCGAGAAGCTACGCTCGAAGTGAAGCGTGTTATGTCTGTTTTTAAAGAGCGGGTAGAAAAGCACAAGGAAGAACTTTCGGAATTACAGCTGCAGGAGGCAATGCTAGAAAAAGAGAAGCCTAACGTGGTTATTTATATGAACGGAGTAGAAGATGGTAATGTGTACTATGAGCAGTACAACACTGTTTGTGGTGGTGTAGTAAAAACAGGCGATTACGTCTACGTAGCTACAGAATCTGGCAAGCAATCGATTTCACAAATTACATCCATTTGGGAAACGAAAGA tggaaaagttttgttcCGAGGTCCGTGGCTTTTAACTCCGCCCGAAGTTCCTGGTACTATTAGTAGGTTATTTTATCGACAAGAAGTACTGCTTTCAACTATTCAAGAAACTACTTCAGCTGTGGCAATTGTTGGCCGGTGTGCTGTGCTCGATCAAAATGAATATATCACTA GGAGGCCAACAGAAATCGCGGAAGCTGATGTATACATGTGCGAATCAATATTTGacgaatttaaaaaacaaattcgAAAAATAGTAGCTCCTTCCGGATTGCGTAAATTTACACATAGTCAAATGGTTACAACAGACGAAGTGTATCATTTCCGTCGTCCAATAAATCCACCCAAG GTCACCTGTGGCGAAATTGCAGCCGTGCAGGAGAGCAAATCCACATCGAATGATTTTATG GATATGAAGGATGACTTTGGCATCATCGATGATTCAATCGATGGGCCTCCGTCGATTGGGTCGGACACAATCTCTACGGCTTCGCCACATCCAACACATTCGACCAACACCAGCACACCGTCgatgagcagcaaaaaaacatccaaaccAGGCAAGAAGCTCGTAACGGGATACATACTGTATTCTAGCGAACACCGGAAGACTATATGTGCCAGCAATCCGGAAGCAACGTTCGGTGACGTATCGCGCATAGTCGGAAACGAATGGCGCAACTTGAGCGAACAGGAAAAGGCTGTTTGGGAGCAGCGCGCGATTAAGATCAATGAGGAAAGTGCGGCCAAACACGCCGCTGAAATGGGAGAATCAAGTTGTCCGAGCCCAGCAAACTTCAAAACCGACGGTCCAATCGTACAGGACATCGTGCCGAATCAT GCCTACGAATGCTGCTGGGATAAATGTGACTTTCAATTTGAAGACCCTGTCGAATGTTTGGAGCACTGTATTGGAGAAGGTTCGGGATGTGTGTACAAGACGTTCATTGCTTCGGCAGATCAAGAATTTATTTGCATCTGGCGTAACTGTGTACGACTCCGTCGAAATATGCCACCGTTTCCAACCGTTGCTCGATTGGTGAAGCACGTTAAAGAGGTGCACCTTACAAAAGGCGTAAGCAAGTTAGTTCAACCTCAGGACCGTAGCAAAAATTACGTTATTTCGAAGCGTCCAGCAACGGGCATACACATCGTAAATAATGCCCCAGTTGCTAATATGGCCAACATAAATTCTAACAACATGGGAACGATTACGTTGCAACCGATGGGAAATGTGGGAAGCCTTTCAACGAACAGCGGCAACGCAAACATTACTGGAATGTCCTGTCAAAACACGAGTGTAATGACTGGAAGTAATCCAATACAACCGTTGCATGCACTTCAGCCATCCTCAATATCCGCTGCAAGTGGAATTAATGCTTCTCAGCTTGGTAATTCAATTGCTGCTGCACCTTACTTCAGCT ATGTATCGTCTCAACCTGCGGAACCATTGTTTGTTACTGTGCCTCCCCGTCCGCAGCGTGTATTGCACTCCGAAGCGTACATAAAATATATAGAACGGCTTCAGCAGAAATCATCGTACATTACACCATGGCAAAAAACGTTAACAGCAACTAGGGAAACAATTCCCAATACGGATGTAAACCGGCTACCATCGCAGTGGTTAGGGACACGGGCCCAAGATCGTTCGGATACTGTAGTTGATGCGTTATGGCAGTTGCGAAATCTAATGATGAGGGAGGTTATTCAATTTGACCGTTTTTAA
- the LOC118517183 gene encoding protein polybromo-1-like isoform X3: MSKRRRTSSFQDDENSEEDASPEQSPVPATTRKKKRLDPMELCQHIYDSIRTFKKEDGTTLCDTFIRAPKRRQEPSYYEVVMNPIDLLKVQQKLKTDSYEDVEDLTADIELIVNNAKAFYKPDSTEYQDACKLLDVFNTNKKRVLENQIEEGCLEMKPRKITRPRKSLTIEEDEFDEGSDFDPYEELFAIVMTAADPLDNHDLHHMFQLLPSKKLYPGYYDIIDHPIDLKLIATKIQTSAYSNLNEMEKDLLQMTKNACTFNEPGSQIYKDAKMLKKIFMARKAEIESGRYRKPLTKRPRLASSAMVAALKEEIESSDDDFDDSMETEGDGPLWQLFDQLYNTANTNDPNALGAPLGESLWKLPNKRFHPEYYNLIKKPISMAQIRNKLKKGIYTHITDMTADLYLMLDNAKKANAPNTKTHKDALKMQKILNQKLIDSGDLEESDEEVDEEDTDSSTHTSSRKKARAARDSKSIGSPLHHSSISNVVVSKSNRVLPATSLKKKLLSLHEFLVGFTYDDHQPMALFMEKPSKKLYPDYYQVIQHPIDMATIENNIKADRYNTIDDIVGDYRLMFSNCRKYNEEGSMIYEDANILEKALNEKLKEFSGISKKLNLTGKIAKPVRKSNTTPLEVKLKQMYDTIREYREPKQNRQLSYIFMKLPSKSEYPDYYDIIKDPIDIEKIEKKLRQQVYESVDDMAADFMLMFENACKYNEPDSQIYKDALCLQQLLIQTKQALRSEETVPNVQQAVQELLLSLFTTFYNYQDEEGRCYSDSLAELAEYDECDGNRVRAISLDLIKRRLDKGLYKRLDTFQEDIFSCLERARRLSRTDSQVFEDSIELQSFFIKKRDELCQNGNVLESPALSYNTMHLSAAVESLRQSKLLQEEEADTDNDAVQASQGESMTIDQKVFSPGDFVYIDLPENKIPGIMYIERLWTTADNIKMMNGLILLRPHETFHVQTRKFMEQELFKSDQHVQIPLSKALNKCFVMHVRDYVKLMPENFASKDVFVCESRYSSKARSFKKLKTWNLIRANDPVKLIPREATLEVKRVMSVFKERVEKHKEELSELQLQEAMLEKEKPNVVIYMNGVEDGNVYYEQYNTVCGGVVKTGDYVYVATESGKQSISQITSIWETKDGKVLFRGPWLLTPPEVPGTISRLFYRQEVLLSTIQETTSAVAIVGRCAVLDQNEYITRRPTEIAEADVYMCESIFDEFKKQIRKIVAPSGLRKFTHSQMVTTDEVYHFRRPINPPKVTCGEIAAVQESKSTSNDFMAYECCWDKCDFQFEDPVECLEHCIGEGSGCVYKTFIASADQEFICIWRNCVRLRRNMPPFPTVARLVKHVKEVHLTKGVSKLVQPQDRSKNYVISKRPATGIHIVNNAPVANMANINSNNMGTITLQPMGNVGSLSTNSGNANITGMSCQNTSVMTGSNPIQPLHALQPSSISAASGINASQLGNSIAAAPYFSYVSSQPAEPLFVTVPPRPQRVLHSEAYIKYIERLQQKSSYITPWQKTLTATRETIPNTDVNRLPSQWLGTRAQDRSDTVVDALWQLRNLMMREVIQFDRF; this comes from the exons ATGAGCAAAAGACGTCGGACGAGCTCATTCCAAGATGACGAAAACAGCGAAGAGGATGCTTCCCCCGAACAAAGCCCCgtgccagcaacaacaaggaaaaagaagaggcTTGATCCG ATGGAATTATGTCAACATATTTACGATTCAATTAGAACATTCAAAAAAGAGGATGGCACTACACTTTGTGACACATTTATTCGAGCACCCAAGCGTCGCCAAGAACCATCGTACTATGAAGTAGTAATGAATCCGATTGATTTATTGAAAGTTCAACAGAAACTGAAGACAGATTCATATGAGGATGTGGAAGATTTAACCGCCGATATTGAACTGATTGTAAACAATGCAAAAGCCTTTTATAAGCCCGATTCTACCGAATATCAAGACGCTTGCAAGCTGTTGGATGTGTTTAATACTAACAAAAAACGTGTTTTAGAAAATCAAATAGAAGAAGGATGCTTGGAAATGAAGCCCAGAAAAATCACACGTCCACGAAAATCGCTCACAATCGAAGAAGATGAATTCGACGAAGGTTCAGATTTCGACCCGTACGAGGAACTATTTGCAATCGTCATGACGGCAGCGGATCCTTTGGATAACCATGACTTGCATCACATGTTTCAGCTGTTACCATCGAAAAAACTCTATCCTGGTTACTATGACATTATCGATCACCCGATAGATTTGAAACTGATTGCtacaaaaattcaaaccagTGCCTACTCAAACCTCaatgaaatggaaaaggaTTTGTTGCAAATGACGAAAAACGCATGCACCTTCAATGAGCCCGGATCGCAAATTTACAAGGATGCAAAAATgctgaagaaaatatttatgGCACGCAAAGCGGAAATAGAATCAGGACGGTATAGAAAACCACTCACCAAACGTCCTAGGCTTGCGTCTAGTGCGATGGTGGCAGCGTTGAAGGAAGAAATAGAAAGCTCCGACGATGATTTTGACGATTCCATGGAAACCGAAGGTGATGGTCCGCTTTGGCAACTGTTTGACCAACTGTACAACACTGCTAATACTAATG ATCCCAATGCCTTAGGTGCGCCTTTGGGTGAATCTCTGTGGAAACTGCCGAATAAACGATTTCATCCCGAATACTACAACCTGATCAAGAAGCCGATTTCCATGGCTCAAATAAGAAACAAGCTGAAAAAAGGAATCTATACTCATATCACCGATATGACCGCCGACTTATATTTGATGCTGGATAATGCGAAAAAAGCAAACGCTCCAAACACAAAAACTCACAAG GATGCACTGAAAATGCAGAAAATTCTCAACCAAAAGTTGATCGATTCCGGAGATTTAGAAGAAAGCGATGAAGAAGTGGATGAAGAAGATACGGATTCGTCAACCCACACATCATCACGAAAAAAGGCTCGCGCAGCCAGGGACAGCAAAAGTATTGGTTCTCCTTTACACCACAGCTCCATAAGTAATGTAGTCGTTTCAAAATCCAACCGCGTATTGCCGGCAACTTCGTTAAAAAAGAAGCTGTTATCGCTACATGAATTCCTTGTCGGTTTTACGTATGATGATCATCAACCTATGGCCCTGTTCATGGAAAAGCCTTCGAAAAAGTTGTATCCGGATTACTATCAAGTTATTCAGCATCCGATTGACATGGCGACAAtagaaaacaacataaaagcCGACCGTTATAACACAATCGATGATATTGTGGGCGATTATCGGTTGATGTTTTCAAACTGTCGTAAGTATAACGAAGAAGGATCGATGATCTACGAAGACGCCAACATCTTGGAAAAGGcattaaatgaaaaattaaaggAATTCTCCGGCATAAGCAAAAAACTCAACCTTACAGGCAAAAT TGCCAAACCAGTCCGCAAAAGTAACACCACTCCACTTGAAGTAAAACTAAAGCAAATGTACGACACGATAAGGGAATACAgagaaccaaaacaaaatcggCAATTATCGTACATATTTATGAAATTACCTTCAAAAAGC GAATATCCGGACTATTATGATATCATCAAAGATCCGATCGATAttgaaaaaatcgaaaaaaagttACGACAGCAGGTTTATGAAAGCGTCGATGATATGGCTGCAGATTTTATGCTAATGTTTGAAAACGCTTGCAAGTACAATGAACCTGATTCTCAAATTTACAAGGATGCTCTATGTCTGCAACAATTGCTCATACAGACAAAACAAGCTTTGCGAAGTGAAGAAACTGTACCGAATGTTCAGCAAGCGGTACAGGAGCTTTTGTTGTCACTCTTtactacattttacaactatCAAGATGAAGAAGGTCGATGCTATTCGGATTCGTTGGCAGAATTAGCCGAGTACGATGAATGTGACGGCAATAG AGTGAGAGCGATTTCCTTGGATCTCATCAAACGTCGCCTAGACAAGGGTTTATACAAGCGTTTGGACACATTTCAAGAAGATATTTTTAGCTGCCTTGAACGTGCCCGTCGACTCAGCCGTACCGATTCACAAGTGTTTGAAGACTCAATTGAATTGCaatcatttttcataaaaaaacgtGACGAATTGTGTCAGAATGGTAATGTGCTTGAATCGCCCGCACTGAGCTACAACACAATGCACTTAAGCGCAGCGGTAGAATCTCTACGGCAATCCAAATTGTTgcaggaagaggaagctgACACAGACAATGATGCAGTG CAAGCATCTCAAGGCGAAAGTATGACGATTGATCAAAAAGTGTTTTCACCCGGAGACTTTGTATATATCGATTTAcccgaaaacaaaa TTCCTGGCATTATGTACATTGAGCGTCTATGGACAACTGCCGATAACATTAAAATGATGAACGGCCTAATACTTCTCCGGCCTCATGAAACGTTCCACGTGCAGACAAGGAAGTTCATGGAACAGGAATTATTTAAAAGCGATCAACATGTCCAAATCCCTTTATCCAAAGCGTTAAACAAATGCTTTGTAATGCACGTTCGAGATTATGTGAAACTAATGCCTGAAAATTTCGCCAGCaaagatgtgtttgtgtgcgaatCGCGGTACAGTTCTAAAGCAAGATCATTTAAGAAGCTCAAAACGTGGAATCTAATACGCGCCAATGATCCGGTAAAATTAATTCCTCGAGAAGCTACGCTCGAAGTGAAGCGTGTTATGTCTGTTTTTAAAGAGCGGGTAGAAAAGCACAAGGAAGAACTTTCGGAATTACAGCTGCAGGAGGCAATGCTAGAAAAAGAGAAGCCTAACGTGGTTATTTATATGAACGGAGTAGAAGATGGTAATGTGTACTATGAGCAGTACAACACTGTTTGTGGTGGTGTAGTAAAAACAGGCGATTACGTCTACGTAGCTACAGAATCTGGCAAGCAATCGATTTCACAAATTACATCCATTTGGGAAACGAAAGA tggaaaagttttgttcCGAGGTCCGTGGCTTTTAACTCCGCCCGAAGTTCCTGGTACTATTAGTAGGTTATTTTATCGACAAGAAGTACTGCTTTCAACTATTCAAGAAACTACTTCAGCTGTGGCAATTGTTGGCCGGTGTGCTGTGCTCGATCAAAATGAATATATCACTA GGAGGCCAACAGAAATCGCGGAAGCTGATGTATACATGTGCGAATCAATATTTGacgaatttaaaaaacaaattcgAAAAATAGTAGCTCCTTCCGGATTGCGTAAATTTACACATAGTCAAATGGTTACAACAGACGAAGTGTATCATTTCCGTCGTCCAATAAATCCACCCAAG GTCACCTGTGGCGAAATTGCAGCCGTGCAGGAGAGCAAATCCACATCGAATGATTTTATG GCCTACGAATGCTGCTGGGATAAATGTGACTTTCAATTTGAAGACCCTGTCGAATGTTTGGAGCACTGTATTGGAGAAGGTTCGGGATGTGTGTACAAGACGTTCATTGCTTCGGCAGATCAAGAATTTATTTGCATCTGGCGTAACTGTGTACGACTCCGTCGAAATATGCCACCGTTTCCAACCGTTGCTCGATTGGTGAAGCACGTTAAAGAGGTGCACCTTACAAAAGGCGTAAGCAAGTTAGTTCAACCTCAGGACCGTAGCAAAAATTACGTTATTTCGAAGCGTCCAGCAACGGGCATACACATCGTAAATAATGCCCCAGTTGCTAATATGGCCAACATAAATTCTAACAACATGGGAACGATTACGTTGCAACCGATGGGAAATGTGGGAAGCCTTTCAACGAACAGCGGCAACGCAAACATTACTGGAATGTCCTGTCAAAACACGAGTGTAATGACTGGAAGTAATCCAATACAACCGTTGCATGCACTTCAGCCATCCTCAATATCCGCTGCAAGTGGAATTAATGCTTCTCAGCTTGGTAATTCAATTGCTGCTGCACCTTACTTCAGCT ATGTATCGTCTCAACCTGCGGAACCATTGTTTGTTACTGTGCCTCCCCGTCCGCAGCGTGTATTGCACTCCGAAGCGTACATAAAATATATAGAACGGCTTCAGCAGAAATCATCGTACATTACACCATGGCAAAAAACGTTAACAGCAACTAGGGAAACAATTCCCAATACGGATGTAAACCGGCTACCATCGCAGTGGTTAGGGACACGGGCCCAAGATCGTTCGGATACTGTAGTTGATGCGTTATGGCAGTTGCGAAATCTAATGATGAGGGAGGTTATTCAATTTGACCGTTTTTAA